Part of the Ruania alba genome is shown below.
CTGCTGCGCTTTGCCGAGAACGTGGACGAGCGAACAGGCGAGTGCCTGGGGTTGCTCGTCGTCACGGGGTGGGGCCTCGCCCACCGTCGCGACGACGGTGTGAATGTCGTGCCTCTGACCGCCCTGCGGGACTGACAGTCAGCGGAAGACGACCGTCCGGTGCCCGTCCAGTAGTACCCGGTGCTCGGCGTGCCAGCGCACCGCACGGGCTAGCACGCGCCGCTCCACGTCCTGACCCATCGCGATCAGGGCAGTGACGTCGTCGGAGTGGTCCACCCGCTCCACGTCCTGCTCGATGATCGGGCCCTCGTCCAGCGACGCGGTCGCGTAGTGCGCCGTGGCCCCGATCAGCTTCACCCCTCGGTCGTGCGCCTGCGCGTACGGGCGCGCACCCTTGAAACTCGGCAGGAACGAGTGGTGGATGTTGATCACCCGACCCGCCAGGGCGGTGCAGACGTCGTCGGAGAGGATCTGCATGTACCGGGCCAGCACCACCAGCTCGACGTCCATCTCGTCCACCAGCTCGAGCAGCCGCGCCTCAGCGTCGGCCTTCGTCGCCTTCGTGACCGGTACGTGGTGGAAGCCCGCGCCGTAGAACTCGGCGAGCGGCTGCAGCACCGTGTGGTTGGAGACCACGCCGACGATGTCCACCGGCAGGCGCTGCGACTGCTGGCGGAACAGCAGGTCGCCCACGCAGTGTTCGGTGGTGGACCCGAGCACGAGGGTGCGCATCGGCCGCCCGACCCGGTCCACCAGCCAGGTCATCCCGAACTGCTCGGCCACCGGGGAGAGCGAGGCCTCCAACTCGGACTGCGGAAGGTCCGCCTCGACCTGTACCCGCATGAAGAACAGCCCTGTCTCGGGGTCGCCGAACTGCTGGGACTCGGTGATGTTGCCGCCGCGGGTCGCGATCGCACCGGCCACCGCGTGCACGATGCCGGGCCGGTCCGGGCAGGAGAGGGTGAGCACCCACTGCGTGGGCGGGGTCGCGGATTCGGTGGCTGCGTTGGTCACACGCCGAGAGTAGTAGCCCGGCGGTGGCGGCCCGGACACGAGTGTGTGTTCGAGTACACACGAGTGCGCCGGGGATGGAAGGATAGGCACATGGATGAGCTGAAGATCGACG
Proteins encoded:
- the purU gene encoding formyltetrahydrofolate deformylase — its product is MTNAATESATPPTQWVLTLSCPDRPGIVHAVAGAIATRGGNITESQQFGDPETGLFFMRVQVEADLPQSELEASLSPVAEQFGMTWLVDRVGRPMRTLVLGSTTEHCVGDLLFRQQSQRLPVDIVGVVSNHTVLQPLAEFYGAGFHHVPVTKATKADAEARLLELVDEMDVELVVLARYMQILSDDVCTALAGRVINIHHSFLPSFKGARPYAQAHDRGVKLIGATAHYATASLDEGPIIEQDVERVDHSDDVTALIAMGQDVERRVLARAVRWHAEHRVLLDGHRTVVFR